The genomic window ATATCTGGgtaaaattgatcaatttctatttccaaaGTCAAGCCTTCGCTCCATCTTATGTTCTGAAGTTTACTTCCAGTGGtattaatataaattgtttttcagaaaatgaaatcaCCATCTTTAAGCTTACTGCTCTCTGGAGTCTTCTTAGGGTACATAGCTTACTCTATTTACACACTTTCGTTGTTATTTGTACCGCCTCCATGCGTCAAGGGTGAAACCTGTCTCACCTCACTTTTGCATACCAAGCCAAAGCTGGGGCTTCATATGTATGTCTCGACGATGAGCCGTCCTCTCCAAAAAGAACTTATTCATGTATATTCTGAAGGGATATTTGATTACTCGTATGCACATGATATGTGAGTATAGAATAGGCTGGCTCAAACTTTGGAGAGTAACATTTTGATTATCCTTTTATTCTAATCGATGAGATTTATTACCGAGTAAAACATTAGTTCTGCATAATTAAATGGTCAAAACTTGCGATAGTCAGTATGTACGACATTCGGGTATTTCAATGTCATACATATTGTACTATGATCATTTCGTAATGAGTTTATCACATAGCATGAATTTTTCATGCTTAACCCATTTTTACGTGCGTAATATTTTAATTAGTATGTATGATAAGACGgctatttttacaatttaacaTTGTTACTCAGGATAGCTTCAATTTTATCTATTCACTACAAGTTTTGTAATTGTCTTGTCCTTGCTCTTATCATGTCAATTGGATAATTTGAATTCACTTATGTCCAAGTTGTATGTTTGAGGGTAAGAATTTGTTTGATGAAATATTGCGTAgattacaataatataaaaaaaaagcagttTAAATCGATATTAACACGTAAAATATTGCAGGCAAGTAACATTGCCAATACCCCGCAAAACTCGAGAAAATGGAACGCTATTTCTACATCTACTTATAACACCACATACTGTAAAACATGGTGGCACATACAACGAAGTTATCAAGGCAAGTAAATTATAGCTTGAATCATAGCTGATGTTGAGGTGTACAAACCGATGTGAAAATGTTGCAGAGTAAAATTGAGAATACTTATTAAGTGAAAACTAGCTGTCTGAATTAGAAGTCAAATGCTCTAACGTTGATCAAAACAAGGCGGCAAATTTTGAgaccagattttttttataccttatGAAAAGCTATTACTTTCATAAAATCTTTAATGTACAGCTGCATTGTGTTATTCCTGTATTTGATATAAATCGGTTGCGATTTGAGTCACCttattattcatataaataatCGCTAGAAACATCATATCTTATTTCATCGGTTCTCTTGTATTTCAGGATCCAACAACAGTTTATACTAGGATAAAAATGACTCAGTATGTAGTACCTGAAATCGCAGCTTTCAATTTATTGGGCGAtgaaaaatctaagaaaaataCAGAGCGCTTAATGAAACCTGTTTCGCATTTAAAAAGCCAAGTTACTTTCACAATGATAACAGACAATATAAAATTGCCTGCACACAACTTACCATTAGAACTTGCAAGGGACATAAGGTGTGACGTGTTATCATTACAAATTATGCCGGTTAGCCTCCCTTCATACATCActaaaataaaagttatatTGTACAACTTTTTACAGCATAACACGAGATGGAATGTACTTGCCAATCGTGAACTACGATTTTCTCCAAACTCGGCATAGAGATTTGGTGAAAATATCACCACAAAATGATACCATGAATGTTACTGTATTTTACACACCTATTTCAATTGGGAAATTGAGATTAATATTGCATGTAGAGGCTGCTATGCAGGGACTGAAAGGTCTGGGTTTTTCGGACAAAGACGTTGACGAAGTTAAGGGCATTTTTGCTGATACTAATGTGTACCTTCTAGgtggaacaatttttattgctGCAGTACACGTAAGTTCATTTATTTGATTATATCGGTTGTTAGTTTGTCTCGCTGAAATTGATGTATTCCGTTTTTTCAGCTTTTATTCGACTTTCTTGCATTTAAAAATGACGTCAGTTTCTGGCGTGGCAAAAATAATTTAGCAGGGTTGAGTGTGCGAACTGTAGTTTGGCGAGCTTTTAGTCAAGCGGTCATATTCCTGTACCTTCTTGACGAACAATCGTCTATGCTTGTTCTTATTCCCGCTGGTATCGGTACAATCATTGAGGTAAATGcgtttcttgaataaatttgagtaacaatatgtatatattatacatttttgggGATGAAGAAAGTTTccttaaaaaagtttttagaTTCTGAAATTTAAAGATACGGTGGTATGCTAATTGTTGCGGTGCACTATATTTACAGTTCTGgaaatccaaaaaaatattgagggCCGAATTTGTTACTGGCCAAGGCTGGTTACCACGAATTAAATTCGAAAAGATTGAATCCAGCTCTGCTGAAGAAAGAACACGTAAATTTGATGCTGAAAGTATGAAGTATCTGTCCTATCTTTTATATCCTTTAGTAACTGGTGGAGCAGTGTATTCATTACTGTACCAACCGCACAAAAGGTAAGATATAATTTGAAAGATTTGATCGATCCATAACATATTCAACGAGACACGTCTCAAATAGTTACTAATGAGATTTACTGCTCGTTGACTACTCATCAACGTTCtttggaagtttttttttttttttctttcattctaaTACGATGATAATTGATTCCAGCTGGTACTCATGGAGCATAAATTCCTTGGTGAACGGCGTGTATGCCTTTGGCTTCCTCTTTATGCTTCCACAATTGTTTGTGAATTACAAGCTCAAGTCAGTTGCTCATTTACCATGGAGGGCATTTATGTATAAAGCATTTAACACTTTTATTGACGATATTTTTGCATTTATCATAACAATGCCGACTGCGCACAGAGTCGCGTGTTTCCGTGACGATGCTGTATTCTTAGTCTACCTCTACCAGAGATGGTAAGTTCCATACCAAGATTGGTTTTGTAGCTTTGGCTCccttatattaattttttcaataaatttaatataataatccTCGATGACTTTTCATGTCATATAGTTGTGCActacagaaaaagaaaataatattgttaaaattttgtagGCTTTATCCGGTTGACAAATCTCGTAGAGATGACGCAGTTTCAATTGATGAAACACCAATGGAGCATGCAATGTAtgacaagaagaaaaattagtaCAAATGTTGATCGTTAATTAAAgatattattaattgtttatttattatatttctttaaattcattttactAACAATATGATAAATTATATTACCACAATGTGATACTAAGATAAACTCTAGTGCACACTTGACATTCCGCGATTGTTCGAATCAgcaatattatattatgaCATAGTTCTAATTTACATTTGTTGGTAACATATCGATTTTGTTAAGGaaatacatagatatatatttattctaaAACTTGACAAGTGGTGACTAAAAGTAAAGAAGGCTTTGATATTAATATGTACGTTAAGGTTGTGGTGAAGTGATTTTTAAACAtctaaaataagaaattccTTAAGGTTTCCATTACATAGATATGATGCTAGCTATCAATTTGCAACGCCGATAGTTATTTAGAGACCTAGTGAcggtgagataaaaaattatcaccgtCTCATAGTTTCAAGACTTTACATAGGAAGTCTGGAAGTTTATCACAGTTTTAACTTagctgaaaataattaagaatgTACAAGTTAGTGTGGTAGTTAAATGCAGGCCCATCATATGACATTACTTTATGGCCTTACTGCCGTATTAGAAATAACTGATTTGTAACCAACGTTAGTTGTCAGTTGAATAAATTGTTCCACAACGATTTTTAGATGCTCAAATACTTGTTACGGTAGAAGTAATAAAGTGATTAACTTGTTAATAAATATCTTATATAAAGGGTGAAAgcaattgaaattctttcagAAGTTAACTTATCAACCTTATCAGTGATGCTTTTCAAGTAATAATCTGTGACGTAACAAACTGTCATCAGGTAAAAGATTCCATACACTTATATATCTTGCTTCCGAATGCTAATATCTATGTCGTTGATACGTGTCAGATTAGGAAGAAATTATATATCTTGAAAATTAACGATAATCAATTAAGTATATGTTTTTAAGCCTCTGACATCTTGATACTTCATATCTTGAGATATTGAGTTGAAGACCTTTGTAACGATAACAGCACCAGTTTTACACACTAATAACTAAGGCAAACGACCAGACACGTATGCTGAAATCAACTAATATCTAAATATCCTGTGAGTAAAGAAATACAGTACaatattgtacattattttattgtgTTTCAGTTACCATATGCTGGAGAATACTTGATAAATCTGCTTCATAGAATTCTTTGATAATGATGCGCAAGGTGAAAGTTCAAGTCCGTCTTAACACTCAGTTCTTTTATTTCGTTGTTTGACATAGAAATTATTTCTCTGACGCAAAGACGTTTCAGAGAAAAGTGACTCATCTTTAAAGAATTGTTAGTTTATTAAGTCTTTTATAAACTCACGGAATACATAGTTTGTACCTTGTTTCTTGACCTTGCGTCTGTAAAGAATCATTAAGTTATGATGTTTATTCCATTTACCAGGAAAGCAAAGATACCATAGaatcttgtaatttttttcaaggcCCAAAGACTAATAGCCACGTGTTCCTATTGCCAGTTCTTCGCCATATCATTAAATAATCACATCGTCGTATTCCTTTTTTACAGCTGCCACAGTTTGCTAGTAAAACCTTGAAAACAAACATAGCCTTACTTCCAACTCAGTGGAATTTTCAACTGAAACTGGTGTATACTTGTGctgattaataataaaatttcatatttaagTGACAGATTAACAATTTCAGTAAAATTACATGTCTGGATAgtacatgaaaaaattcactcgaTGACCGTATACTTTAACATTGACATTGCGAAAGCATAGGAATTATCAGTACTGAATATACCACGTACCCCAAGTATTATCTCACAATTAATACCGCTGACCCAATACTAATTTCAATCATGTCATTTAGATTACATAGTACTGAAAGTGATGGAAAATGGACTGGATCACAGTCGCAATTCAAGTAGTTACAGTAACTATATTGCCTATATGGATTTACTTGTGGTTGAACAAGTCTGTTCAAAGGAAACTCGTTACAAATTCAATCATCAGCCACTACACAATCCCAGGTAACGTAAAACCGTCTTCCCTGGAGTTTTATTTCCGCAAATATATTTCCAATGATGTTGTCAAGTAATGTATTCTCATACTACCAGGatggaattttcatttgaagCGATGTTGGGCTGAATATTGTATAAACGGTGCGATAAGGAAAAAAGCTACAATTAAGAAGAAATATGACATAGTAGTGCCAAAAGAACTGGAAGAACTTAGGAAATTAAGTGATGAAGATGTAAGTATGTTTAcggaattattattatgctGTGAAATAGTCATCATTTATTTGCTAATTTgtaatattgaagaaaaattttaccagtTACTTTCACGGAATTTTTACTTCGAATTCCAGAGTTCAGATAGTATCCAATTTTATGGTATTGATCAGAAAGGGAATTTTGTATTCATAAGTTTGACACGGAGAAGACATCGAACTGCTGAACTAATACTTCAACTAAGTTTAGCTGATGGACGCATGTATCAACTTCCTAGTAAGTTTTCATCGATtcatttctactttttttttttacgtagtAGCATAAAATGGCCAACGATGTGATTCCAGATCATCCAGACAGTGTAATCTTCAACAATGTGGATCGTGGATGGTCTGCTGTAGGATTAAAGATTACACCTCTGGAGCCATGGAGACGGTGGAGAATAACTTTCAATGGTTTATTGAGAAATGGGATCAAACGTAattatcgccaaaatgaaggAAAAGTAGAACATGTTCGTTTCCATTTTATGTGAGTACGACATgtaatgtaattttatttataattacatttcagatgaacaattatttaaaataagtaACACATTGAGATTGGTAAGCATTGACCTATGTCACCAATAAAAACGTTTCAGATACACTGCTAGTGCTCCGCCACTGTTATGGCCAAAAGATTGGAGTCCTGGTCTACAAGCAGATGCTCTGGCTAGAGAACCTTGGAAAAATCCTCAATGGATAAATATGATGTAAGACTGTTTCACACTGCGATAACATTACCTTTGACTCACTCAAATTTACAGCAAACTTAACAAGACCGGTGGATTTGACCAATGGGGAACTTTAGCTGgtcaattaattttcgaagATTCTTCAAGTACTGAATTGTATTTACGTGGGCTACGACAGAGGCGTTGGGGTGTGCACAAACCTGCACAACTACATAGAACTGTTGACATTGTCGGTGTAATGTATGACGGAGCAATGTATTGTTTGGGCGCAGATAGTTCTAAGGAAGGTTTAACACAGTGAGTGTAAACTTGACATAAGCAGTAGACAATTACACTATTACTAATATATTATTCTGGTCACACTGTAAATCTTGAGACTATCACTGATTTTTACACAACAGAATGTGACATTGAACATTCATAAACTAGTTTATTGATGTTTTTAATATTCtcaatttgaatataattcaGTCTATCCAGAATTGTTTTCATAGATTTTATTGACTTTATCttaattattctttatttttcagtatGAAATTCGGACATATCAGACAAGCTAACGATATAGTATTCTCCATTGATCAGTTGGATTTTGATTTAGCTTCTTATGCTGAACAAAGAGAGAACATTCCCACTAGATATAAAGTCAATTTCCGAGGTGAGACTACTTTCACAATGTATTTGTTTATCACTATATGGATTTTTCATCTTCATGCACTACTTCTGCCATGGTTTTTACCGCTACTAGGAATaatgaatttgtttttctaaGCATTAAACATTTAACATCGCAAAATCATATTTGAAATCTAGCGGGTGGGAGGAAATATAGCACCGAAATTAATCGCATAATGGATTCTGGTGCCACTTTGTATGGTGGGCGTCCATGGGATTGGGAAGCTAGAGTTTTTAACaccgaaataaaattgaataacgacACAGGTGATGTAGTGTTTCTTAAAGACATGATGAAATAGGAccaaatataattatcattattaatgTATTTACGTTCTAGGGTACGGAATAGCATATTTGTGGTATAATTATAATGGCCCAAGCCCATTGAAACCAGTGGGAAAAATACCTCACCTCCTACCATCAAATTTGAAACCGGAAGTTGATTTATACACAGTTTCATTTAAGGACCGAATTTGTCAAAGCGAGACGGCCGTTGGTGGTAAAGGATCTTCGATAGCATTACTAACGTCTATCCCACATAAGGAGGTAGCTGCTTATGGCACTGATttatttgacaatattttgaagtaactaaatgaatcatttatataatttttacagttCATCGTACCTTTGGGATTTTGCATTACCACGGCTGCTCTAAATCTACagatagagaaaaatgaacCATTGGCAAATGCTGTTACTTATGTTAAAAACGTTAGTGCGGGAATATTGAAGGCTGATTTAAAAGTAGCTTGCGAGAAGTAAGTGTAAAAGATATTAATACCcgtacatatttttcctcttacagtcatatttttagattatccTAAATATGCGGAATAcatcaaatttatattatgtatgGTATTTGAAGGTCTGCAACTATTTTCATGGCTGACGCAGCATCACAGGTGTGCTCCACTTCATGTATCTTTACGTTTTCAGAGCTGTAGCACTTTTTGAACAAACCCCTATAATCGAACCAATTCAAGCAGCAATAAGACAATCTGTCTCACATCTTGATTCTGATCTACAAACTGACTTGAAAATATCAGACAAGTTTGAAAGATTTGCAGTGAGATCTAGCGCTGTTGGAGAAGACAGTGAAGACACTTCGGCTGCAGGTCAAAATGCAACTTTCCTTGGATTGAAAGGCGTTGAAAATATCATTAAAGCAGTTGCAAAATGCTGGGGTAGTTTATATGCATATCAAAGTGTAGAATACAGGTATTTACAATTGACTGTGTTAACTTCTCTTTAAATGTTTACTTTATATTAATGTGTAATTTCGTTAACGAATGATGAAGTACAATGACTAGACTATTGTAAATTAGAAATGCattcaaatattaataatgCACAAAACTTAGTAAATAAGATTCCTGCAAGTTTATCTGAATCTGTACTGTACCGAAACTAATTAATTAGGAGACAACGTGGTCAACCCATAAAGGCTGAAATGGGGGTTTGTGTCCAGCAAATGGTTAATGCTGAGACAGCTGGTGTAATGTTCACAAGACATCCAACTTCCGGAGACCCTAGAGAAATTCTCATAACAGCTAATTATGGCCTGGGAGAGGTGGGTACGCAAGCATCTACCTAGCAATAAGTTATACCAAATAATTTTTGGATAGATGTAATATCGTCTACTAAACTTCCTTCTTTATGACTTCCACCAGAGTGTTGTTTCTGCAATGATTGAGCCCGACACAGTAATTGTTAAGAGAAGTTTGAACAATGCTTTAGCAATGAAAGACCTCAAGTTGGGAAAGAAAACTCACAAAGTTTCAATGACTTCGGACGAGGGCACGGTAACTGAGGAGCTCAAAGACTCTTACCATAACGAATTATGTATTTCGGAAGAAACTGCTTTGAAATTGAGCAAATTGGGCACACATTTGGAAGCATTGTTTGGCTCTGCACGTGATATTGAATGGGCTGTTGCACAGGGAAAAATATTCTTGCTGCAAGCACGCCCAGTTACAGCTTTGGATAACTGGtctgattttgaaataatcCATGAATTAGATTCACCAGTGCCTAGTGAAATTGATACTCTAGTATTTTCTAATGCTGGGGAAGTTTTTCCAGGAGCTACATCACCGCTGACATTGAGTACTGTTGTGCGATCAATCGACAGGGCGATCCTGCTTGATTCTAAGTTTAAACCGACTCATTGTTATTGTGAAACTTTCATTGGTATTACAGGAATGAGATGCTGCAttaattatatgaatgtaagTGTCCATAAAATACGATAActcacaaatttcaaatttgttaaACTTTCCATATGCATTAGAATTCTTACACATACTTTTATGCAGACAATATTGCGTGAAGTTGAGTCCAAAATATCTTTAAGCAATAAGATCATCGATATCGCAATTTGTGGTCATGAAGTAACAACCCCAGAGCTTCATGCTTGGGCTGTGAAAAGAAATGGAATTCAGGGAATAAAGAGTAAACTGAAGTTGTATAAAGCCATAATAAGAGATACTTGGGTCAATGGAAACATAGAACAACTGGCTAAGAAATTTCACGCAAACTTCAAGTTTGATGTTGAGTCCTACGTAAGGGCGGAACATCTTTATAAAGATCTCGATGATAGTTTAGAGAAATTGCTTCAGGTACCTATACTCTTATATTTAATCATTATTTACATACTCATAATTTCTACTACAGACATGTGTTCCAttattgaccaaaaaattagaaaaaattgtgaacGTCATAACTTTGCTGCTTGCTGCTTCCATCAtctaatatttacaaaaaactgCTACTTTGTGTTCTCTTTGATGTAGGCATCAATATATCACGCTCATACATCAAAAGTGAGTGTATTCTGTCAAATTGTTGCAATGTCAGTGTTGACAGAAGGTGCTCCAAATTTGAATATCAACCACTATTCAGATGTAGGCATATTCCTAAGTTCCTGTAGTGATGTAGTGAGTGCTCAAGTTCCCACAGCTCTACGTAACCTTGCTAATACAATAAGGAATGGTGAAAAAGCTGAAGAATTTGTTAAGCTAGATCCAAAAGAAGCTAGAGATTGGTTAACGCTGAATTGCACTGCAGCTGCAGTCATGtttgatgattttttgaaagaacACGGATACAGGTGCATAAGAGAATTAGATTTGATGACTGAAACATGGGATATGAA from Neodiprion lecontei isolate iyNeoLeco1 chromosome 1, iyNeoLeco1.1, whole genome shotgun sequence includes these protein-coding regions:
- the LOC107225722 gene encoding cleft lip and palate transmembrane protein 1-like protein, which produces MKSPSLSLLLSGVFLGYIAYSIYTLSLLFVPPPCVKGETCLTSLLHTKPKLGLHMYVSTMSRPLQKELIHVYSEGIFDYSYAHDMQVTLPIPRKTRENGTLFLHLLITPHTVKHGGTYNEVIKDPTTVYTRIKMTQYVVPEIAAFNLLGDEKSKKNTERLMKPVSHLKSQVTFTMITDNIKLPAHNLPLELARDISITRDGMYLPIVNYDFLQTRHRDLVKISPQNDTMNVTVFYTPISIGKLRLILHVEAAMQGLKGLGFSDKDVDEVKGIFADTNVYLLGGTIFIAAVHLLFDFLAFKNDVSFWRGKNNLAGLSVRTVVWRAFSQAVIFLYLLDEQSSMLVLIPAGIGTIIEFWKSKKILRAEFVTGQGWLPRIKFEKIESSSAEERTRKFDAESMKYLSYLLYPLVTGGAVYSLLYQPHKSWYSWSINSLVNGVYAFGFLFMLPQLFVNYKLKSVAHLPWRAFMYKAFNTFIDDIFAFIITMPTAHRVACFRDDAVFLVYLYQRWLYPVDKSRRDDAVSIDETPMEHAMYDKKKN
- the LOC107225708 gene encoding uncharacterized protein LOC107225708 isoform X1, producing MDWITVAIQVVTVTILPIWIYLWLNKSVQRKLVTNSIISHYTIPGWNFHLKRCWAEYCINGAIRKKATIKKKYDIVVPKELEELRKLSDEDSSDSIQFYGIDQKGNFVFISLTRRRHRTAELILQLSLADGRMYQLPNHPDSVIFNNVDRGWSAVGLKITPLEPWRRWRITFNGLLRNGIKRNYRQNEGKVEHVRFHFIYTASAPPLLWPKDWSPGLQADALAREPWKNPQWINMIKLNKTGGFDQWGTLAGQLIFEDSSSTELYLRGLRQRRWGVHKPAQLHRTVDIVGVMYDGAMYCLGADSSKEGLTHMKFGHIRQANDIVFSIDQLDFDLASYAEQRENIPTRYKVNFRAGGRKYSTEINRIMDSGATLYGGRPWDWEARVFNTEIKLNNDTGYGIAYLWYNYNGPSPLKPVGKIPHLLPSNLKPEVDLYTVSFKDRICQSETAVGGKGSSIALLTSIPHKEFIVPLGFCITTAALNLQIEKNEPLANAVTYVKNVSAGILKADLKVACEKAVALFEQTPIIEPIQAAIRQSVSHLDSDLQTDLKISDKFERFAVRSSAVGEDSEDTSAAGQNATFLGLKGVENIIKAVAKCWGSLYAYQSVEYRRQRGQPIKAEMGVCVQQMVNAETAGVMFTRHPTSGDPREILITANYGLGESVVSAMIEPDTVIVKRSLNNALAMKDLKLGKKTHKVSMTSDEGTVTEELKDSYHNELCISEETALKLSKLGTHLEALFGSARDIEWAVAQGKIFLLQARPVTALDNWSDFEIIHELDSPVPSEIDTLVFSNAGEVFPGATSPLTLSTVVRSIDRAILLDSKFKPTHCYCETFIGITGMRCCINYMNTILREVESKISLSNKIIDIAICGHEVTTPELHAWAVKRNGIQGIKSKLKLYKAIIRDTWVNGNIEQLAKKFHANFKFDVESYVRAEHLYKDLDDSLEKLLQASIYHAHTSKVSVFCQIVAMSVLTEGAPNLNINHYSDVGIFLSSCSDVVSAQVPTALRNLANTIRNGEKAEEFVKLDPKEARDWLTLNCTAAAVMFDDFLKEHGYRCIRELDLMTETWDMKPEKLISSLQAAVASSGEPPVFKELSVAETVDRLRTPKSRVTKKILEMLIPLNRSAVSRRELTKAVLVSTVNALRLGYQKLGRLMVEDGQLPDMNLIFFLTHQEIGLLFISSNPTLVQKAIRRQRLYPHCDKIQFPEVNRGVLKPILAEPSTKIREGGARVSGTPVGGGTVLGRACIITNINDAVQLKPGDILITQCTDIGWSPYFPILGGVVTELGGLISHGAVVAREYGLPCIVGAEGATQKFRTGDIVLLTGTTGILQVVEETT
- the LOC107225708 gene encoding uncharacterized protein LOC107225708 isoform X2; translated protein: MDWITVAIQVVTVTILPIWIYLWLNKSVQRKLVTNSIISHYTIPGWNFHLKRCWAEYCINGAIRKKATIKKKYDIVVPKELEELRKLSDEDSSDSIQFYGIDQKGNFVFISLTRRRHRTAELILQLSLADGRMYQLPNHPDSVIFNNVDRGWSAVGLKITPLEPWRRWRITFNGLLRNGIKRNYRQNEGKVEHVRFHFIYTASAPPLLWPKDWSPGLQADALAREPWKNPQWINMIKLNKTGGFDQWGTLAGQLIFEDSSSTELYLRGLRQRRWGVHKPAQLHRTVDIVGVMYDGAMYCLGADSSKEGLTHMKFGHIRQANDIVFSIDQLDFDLASYAEQRENIPTRYKVNFRGYGIAYLWYNYNGPSPLKPVGKIPHLLPSNLKPEVDLYTVSFKDRICQSETAVGGKGSSIALLTSIPHKEFIVPLGFCITTAALNLQIEKNEPLANAVTYVKNVSAGILKADLKVACEKAVALFEQTPIIEPIQAAIRQSVSHLDSDLQTDLKISDKFERFAVRSSAVGEDSEDTSAAGQNATFLGLKGVENIIKAVAKCWGSLYAYQSVEYRRQRGQPIKAEMGVCVQQMVNAETAGVMFTRHPTSGDPREILITANYGLGESVVSAMIEPDTVIVKRSLNNALAMKDLKLGKKTHKVSMTSDEGTVTEELKDSYHNELCISEETALKLSKLGTHLEALFGSARDIEWAVAQGKIFLLQARPVTALDNWSDFEIIHELDSPVPSEIDTLVFSNAGEVFPGATSPLTLSTVVRSIDRAILLDSKFKPTHCYCETFIGITGMRCCINYMNTILREVESKISLSNKIIDIAICGHEVTTPELHAWAVKRNGIQGIKSKLKLYKAIIRDTWVNGNIEQLAKKFHANFKFDVESYVRAEHLYKDLDDSLEKLLQASIYHAHTSKVSVFCQIVAMSVLTEGAPNLNINHYSDVGIFLSSCSDVVSAQVPTALRNLANTIRNGEKAEEFVKLDPKEARDWLTLNCTAAAVMFDDFLKEHGYRCIRELDLMTETWDMKPEKLISSLQAAVASSGEPPVFKELSVAETVDRLRTPKSRVTKKILEMLIPLNRSAVSRRELTKAVLVSTVNALRLGYQKLGRLMVEDGQLPDMNLIFFLTHQEIGLLFISSNPTLVQKAIRRQRLYPHCDKIQFPEVNRGVLKPILAEPSTKIREGGARVSGTPVGGGTVLGRACIITNINDAVQLKPGDILITQCTDIGWSPYFPILGGVVTELGGLISHGAVVAREYGLPCIVGAEGATQKFRTGDIVLLTGTTGILQVVEETT